One stretch of Vibrio kanaloae DNA includes these proteins:
- the viaA gene encoding ATPase RavA stimulator ViaA: MLGADGLNLALMVADSGIIDTAMNDLIARSQVMMAAENKGVKTSVKNHLVKWRGKVKKRVTKVCETDRFQEEIALYQEVIHWDESQFFDEIDSVIKKLEWHSAFYLQARRLMQHNKGVYNAMFPHYFCDQWYQSLSDAIKQAQVTELETSKEKVLADLYQRMETMKNMDKVTESGDEGSVGRLWDMASAKLSKTDLTVMKRHAEFLNKHKGLQEIAEKLGRMAGEEDDPSLHKAPVEELQMVEEKSDEAVNDIVGIHESDDLNKMLPNETMFLAYPELEVIFYKHLADKRLLSYRSQGKSRTLRKVKAQKPDSKNVEIEKGPFIVCVDASGSMSGFPEQSAKAMAYALMQIALAEERDCYVILFSSEHITYELTRQDGLREASDFLSYSFHGGTDLEPVLMKSIDLMMGDKYKNADLIVLSDFIAPKQSDEMIAQVEKLKTHKNRFHAVSLSKYGNPQLMTMFDHCWAYHPSLVGRFMKKW, translated from the coding sequence ATGTTAGGAGCAGACGGCTTAAACCTCGCTTTGATGGTAGCTGACTCAGGAATCATTGATACCGCGATGAATGATCTCATCGCTCGTTCTCAGGTCATGATGGCGGCTGAGAACAAAGGCGTGAAAACGTCGGTAAAAAACCACTTGGTTAAATGGCGCGGTAAAGTGAAAAAGCGCGTCACTAAAGTATGTGAGACCGACCGATTCCAAGAAGAAATCGCACTTTACCAAGAAGTGATCCACTGGGATGAGTCCCAGTTTTTTGATGAAATTGACAGTGTCATCAAAAAATTGGAGTGGCACTCAGCGTTTTATCTTCAAGCTAGACGCCTAATGCAACACAATAAGGGCGTTTACAATGCGATGTTCCCTCACTATTTCTGCGACCAGTGGTATCAATCACTGTCCGACGCGATCAAGCAAGCGCAAGTTACCGAACTTGAAACCAGCAAAGAAAAAGTCTTAGCCGATCTATACCAGCGCATGGAAACCATGAAAAACATGGATAAAGTGACGGAGTCTGGTGATGAAGGCAGCGTGGGGCGCTTGTGGGATATGGCATCGGCTAAGTTGAGTAAAACTGACTTAACCGTAATGAAGCGCCATGCCGAGTTTTTAAATAAGCATAAAGGTCTTCAAGAGATCGCTGAAAAGCTTGGCCGTATGGCTGGTGAGGAAGATGACCCTTCGTTGCACAAAGCCCCTGTAGAAGAACTGCAAATGGTGGAAGAGAAAAGCGATGAAGCGGTGAATGACATTGTAGGGATTCACGAGAGTGATGACCTCAATAAGATGCTGCCAAACGAAACCATGTTTTTAGCTTACCCTGAGCTGGAAGTTATCTTCTATAAGCACTTGGCTGACAAGCGTTTATTAAGCTACCGTTCGCAAGGGAAATCTCGTACGTTACGCAAAGTGAAGGCGCAAAAGCCAGATAGCAAGAACGTCGAGATTGAAAAAGGCCCATTCATCGTTTGTGTGGACGCGTCTGGCTCAATGAGTGGCTTCCCTGAGCAATCTGCCAAAGCAATGGCGTATGCCTTGATGCAAATCGCGCTCGCGGAAGAGAGAGACTGTTACGTGATTTTGTTCTCTTCAGAACACATTACGTATGAATTGACTCGACAAGATGGCTTACGCGAAGCGAGTGACTTTTTAAGTTACTCATTCCACGGTGGTACGGATCTAGAGCCTGTTCTGATGAAGTCGATTGATTTGATGATGGGCGATAAATATAAGAATGCTGATTTGATTGTACTTTCTGACTTTATCGCGCCTAAGCAGTCTGATGAGATGATTGCTCAAGTCGAGAAACTTAAAACGCACAAAAACCGTTTCCATGCGGTGAGTCTTTCTAAATACGGCAACCCTCAACTTATGACGATGTTTGATCATTGTTGGGCGTATCACCCGAGCTTGGTTGGTCGTTTTATGAAGAAGTGGTAG
- a CDS encoding methyl-accepting chemotaxis protein, with translation MQFSLKRKMVFSVVLAIAVTSAILLFMGYKTFQNNSWQAIESESRNTLQAHAKGISDWFHDKKQAVHGLKQQVQLNPSLDIVPHLRQTLISGGFGLSYYGNKEGEMFRHDPSLNKAGYDPRVRGWYKETLAQNKAVTTKPYVSVTMQALVVTLTDPVTKNGSIIGVAASNLALDKLIKDVLAIQVPGNGRAILIDKEGTVVAHQNKEFILKQVNEIAPELSVSGLNSAAQNLTTIFTQVDGNERVIMAEPINGTDWLLVIEMDKDVLEQPLFDMLVSQVTIGLIVLIVMAAATSWFVARQLVELGRVSEALADIAEGEGDLTQRLQVSSKDEVGQLADKFNVFVDRLHGMMTNVTQVSSAMNNGAEHANSSALKRSDSVSRQQDEITMVATAVTEMATATSEIAANADNTAKSATHSVELSEQGFQQMAKSQSSINELATELTSAVSIISELEEHGQQIASILATIREIAEQTNLLALNAAIEAARAGEQGRGFAVVADEVRVLSQRTHASTEEIEDKIKRLQQATNGAVKVMTQSHDMAKTSVHDVDMAGESLAQIREAIQMISDMATQIASAAEEQSLVTAEINTNTESVREVSDVMALDATDAVSQADQLSHLASDLKQELSRFKL, from the coding sequence ATGCAATTTAGTCTAAAGAGGAAAATGGTTTTCTCTGTCGTTTTGGCGATTGCAGTGACATCTGCCATTCTTCTTTTTATGGGTTATAAAACCTTTCAAAACAACAGCTGGCAAGCGATAGAAAGCGAGAGTCGCAACACACTGCAAGCACACGCGAAAGGGATCAGTGATTGGTTCCATGATAAGAAACAAGCAGTGCATGGCTTAAAACAGCAAGTGCAGCTTAATCCATCATTAGATATTGTCCCTCATTTGCGTCAAACCCTTATATCTGGTGGCTTTGGATTGAGTTATTACGGTAATAAAGAGGGGGAGATGTTCCGTCATGATCCTTCGCTTAATAAAGCGGGTTATGACCCAAGAGTCCGAGGTTGGTATAAAGAAACTTTGGCTCAGAATAAAGCCGTCACAACAAAGCCGTATGTTAGCGTCACAATGCAAGCGCTAGTCGTAACACTTACTGACCCTGTCACCAAAAACGGCTCCATTATTGGTGTTGCTGCTTCAAACCTTGCGTTAGATAAGCTGATTAAAGACGTATTGGCGATTCAGGTTCCTGGAAATGGACGTGCGATTCTCATTGATAAAGAAGGTACGGTCGTTGCTCATCAAAACAAAGAGTTCATTCTTAAACAAGTTAACGAGATCGCACCTGAACTCAGTGTTTCTGGTTTAAACAGCGCTGCGCAGAATCTAACGACGATCTTTACTCAAGTTGATGGTAACGAACGAGTGATCATGGCGGAGCCAATCAATGGCACCGACTGGCTGCTTGTGATTGAAATGGATAAAGATGTATTAGAACAACCTCTGTTCGATATGTTGGTTAGCCAAGTCACAATAGGTTTGATTGTATTGATCGTGATGGCGGCAGCAACGTCTTGGTTTGTTGCTCGACAGCTGGTGGAGTTAGGGCGAGTAAGTGAAGCTCTCGCAGATATCGCTGAAGGGGAAGGTGACTTAACGCAGCGCCTTCAAGTATCAAGCAAAGACGAAGTAGGGCAACTCGCCGATAAGTTCAATGTGTTTGTAGACCGACTTCATGGAATGATGACAAATGTCACTCAAGTTTCAAGCGCAATGAACAATGGTGCAGAGCACGCCAATAGCAGCGCATTGAAGCGTAGTGATAGCGTAAGCAGGCAGCAAGACGAAATCACCATGGTAGCAACCGCAGTGACTGAGATGGCGACGGCGACCTCTGAAATTGCCGCTAATGCTGACAACACAGCCAAAAGTGCGACTCACTCTGTTGAATTGAGCGAGCAAGGCTTTCAACAGATGGCCAAGAGTCAATCATCGATCAACGAGCTAGCAACCGAGCTAACCAGTGCTGTATCTATCATTAGTGAGTTGGAAGAACACGGTCAGCAAATTGCGTCTATTTTGGCGACAATACGTGAAATCGCTGAGCAAACTAATTTACTAGCGCTCAATGCAGCGATTGAAGCCGCTAGAGCTGGCGAACAAGGTCGTGGTTTTGCTGTGGTTGCGGATGAGGTTCGAGTGCTTTCTCAACGCACTCATGCTTCAACAGAAGAAATCGAAGACAAGATCAAGCGTTTGCAGCAAGCGACTAATGGTGCGGTGAAAGTGATGACACAAAGTCATGATATGGCGAAGACAAGCGTGCACGATGTAGACATGGCGGGAGAGAGCTTGGCTCAAATCCGTGAAGCGATTCAGATGATCAGCGACATGGCGACTCAGATCGCTTCTGCTGCTGAAGAGCAATCACTGGTTACTGCGGAAATTAATACCAATACTGAGTCTGTGCGTGAAGTAAGTGATGTTATGGCGTTGGACGCAACTGATGCTGTTTCACAAGCGGATCAGCTCAGCCACTTAGCTAGCGATTTGAAGCAAGAGTTGTCACGATTCAAGCTTTAA
- a CDS encoding ATPase RavA domain-containing protein encodes MNPSISSHADKALLSERINKLAHALSDGVYEREDTIKLCLLAALAGESVFLLGPPGIAKSLIAKRLIQAFDNSSYFEYLMTRFSTPEEVFGPLSIQELKDNGRYVRLTEGYLPTAQVVFLDEIWKAGPAILNTLLTVVNEKTFKNGSDIERVPMRLLVSASNELPDEDSGLEALYDRMLVRVFVNRIQNKQNFKSMLTTGTSQEAVIPKGLAITDIEYHQWQKELDKLELTDNSFNKLYELKTMLEETVKKQGSASESDLYVSDRRWKKAVKLLKASAFFSGRDSVNPLDIMLLQDCLWHSPESRDVVRSVVKDFALNRAFDQQESKAQIEMSREELEEIQDDVESTLSVSLSMESTSGLLRKDVYQNDIKNAKMYSVGNAYNLVKLVLLQSNMSVSESEKGDSRWVYVAKDDFDRVLKEGHGDIYGYVNENKNLCRLKLDLDASNQLVIKDIANRSVLVSVVTSDGLNQELYNKWLTGAERALEQLTEAEFKLKRVRTEFHDALPHNYIDPELPKAMESSLQAVTQDLETTKVKSSKIAQRIKFMSQYFE; translated from the coding sequence GCGGCTCTCGCCGGCGAAAGTGTATTCCTATTAGGTCCTCCGGGCATCGCAAAAAGCCTTATCGCTAAACGTCTCATCCAAGCTTTTGACAACAGTAGCTATTTCGAATACTTGATGACACGTTTCTCTACGCCCGAAGAAGTGTTCGGCCCGTTAAGTATCCAAGAACTAAAAGACAATGGTCGTTATGTACGACTGACTGAAGGCTATCTACCAACCGCACAAGTAGTGTTCCTTGATGAGATCTGGAAAGCAGGCCCTGCGATCCTAAATACACTTCTTACTGTAGTTAACGAAAAAACCTTCAAGAACGGCAGCGACATTGAACGTGTACCGATGCGCTTATTGGTTTCTGCATCAAATGAACTACCAGATGAAGACAGCGGTTTAGAAGCCCTTTATGACCGTATGTTGGTTCGCGTATTTGTTAACCGTATTCAAAACAAGCAAAACTTCAAATCGATGTTGACGACTGGTACATCTCAAGAAGCTGTGATTCCAAAAGGTTTGGCGATTACTGACATTGAATACCACCAGTGGCAGAAAGAGCTCGACAAGCTAGAGCTGACCGATAACTCGTTTAACAAGCTGTATGAACTGAAAACCATGCTTGAGGAAACAGTTAAGAAGCAAGGCTCAGCATCAGAGTCTGATTTGTATGTATCAGACAGACGTTGGAAGAAAGCCGTTAAACTATTGAAAGCGAGCGCCTTCTTTAGTGGTCGAGACAGCGTAAACCCTCTGGATATTATGCTTCTGCAAGATTGTTTATGGCACAGCCCAGAATCACGCGATGTGGTTCGTAGCGTGGTAAAAGACTTTGCATTGAACCGTGCGTTCGATCAGCAAGAGTCAAAAGCACAAATCGAAATGTCTCGTGAAGAGCTAGAAGAGATTCAAGATGACGTTGAATCGACATTGTCAGTATCGCTGTCAATGGAGTCTACCAGTGGCTTGCTGCGTAAAGACGTTTACCAAAACGATATCAAGAACGCGAAGATGTACAGTGTTGGTAATGCGTACAACTTAGTTAAGTTGGTTCTGCTACAAAGCAACATGTCAGTTTCTGAATCTGAGAAAGGCGATAGCCGCTGGGTATACGTAGCCAAAGACGACTTTGACCGTGTGCTAAAAGAAGGCCACGGCGACATTTACGGTTACGTAAACGAAAACAAGAATCTGTGTCGCTTGAAGCTGGATCTTGATGCATCGAATCAATTAGTCATAAAAGATATCGCGAATCGTTCAGTATTGGTGAGTGTGGTTACCTCTGATGGTTTAAACCAAGAGCTTTACAACAAGTGGCTGACTGGCGCAGAGAGAGCGTTAGAGCAGTTAACCGAAGCTGAGTTTAAGTTGAAAAGAGTCCGCACTGAATTCCATGATGCACTGCCTCATAACTACATTGACCCAGAGCTCCCTAAAGCGATGGAATCAAGCTTACAAGCGGTCACACAAGATTTGGAAACCACTAAGGTGAAAAGCAGCAAGATCGCTCAACGCATCAAGTTCATGAGTCAGTACTTCGAGTAA
- a CDS encoding AzlD family protein, translated as MNIETSVGGTLLIIIAMALVTLITRWGGVYVMSFVPISERIQRFISAMSGSVLVALLAPLAVEGDNGARAALFSTAVVMFIVKKPLPAIAAGIIAAAAMRSF; from the coding sequence ATGAATATCGAGACGAGCGTAGGTGGAACACTACTGATAATCATCGCAATGGCATTAGTCACGCTTATCACCCGCTGGGGCGGTGTGTATGTCATGTCGTTTGTTCCAATTAGCGAACGTATTCAACGGTTCATTAGTGCGATGTCAGGTTCTGTATTAGTTGCCCTTCTAGCACCTCTTGCAGTAGAAGGTGACAATGGCGCTAGAGCGGCACTCTTTTCGACAGCTGTCGTCATGTTCATCGTCAAAAAGCCTCTACCAGCAATCGCAGCAGGCATCATTGCTGCGGCGGCAATGCGATCTTTTTAG
- a CDS encoding AzlC family ABC transporter permease, translating to MTENTQHLQRSSTELHEFTRIDVWNGFTQLLPLSMFVIVFGLAFGVAAAQTGLDEFPTMLMSTLVFAGASQFATLDMWGAEVPLIPVLITVFAINARHLLMGATLYPWLRQLPPAKRYGVMLVASDANWAMALNAFGRKEPGFGLLVGGGLALWSFWIIGTWVGIYFGSAIQDPVSLGLDMVMGCFLLSMVVVGPKSLRIFAIWTTAAASSMLAYWYLPENSHVVVGAISGGVLGACWKEKKA from the coding sequence ATGACAGAAAATACTCAACACCTTCAACGCTCCTCAACTGAATTACACGAATTTACACGAATCGATGTCTGGAACGGCTTCACCCAACTTTTGCCTCTCTCTATGTTTGTGATCGTTTTTGGCCTCGCATTCGGTGTTGCAGCAGCACAAACAGGGCTGGATGAGTTTCCAACTATGTTAATGAGCACTCTCGTTTTTGCAGGTGCTTCACAGTTTGCTACGTTGGATATGTGGGGAGCAGAAGTGCCCCTTATTCCAGTTCTTATTACCGTGTTTGCGATCAATGCTCGCCACCTTTTGATGGGGGCCACGCTATATCCTTGGTTACGTCAACTCCCACCGGCAAAACGATATGGTGTGATGTTGGTAGCTTCGGACGCAAATTGGGCAATGGCACTCAATGCATTTGGGAGGAAAGAGCCGGGGTTTGGTCTGCTCGTTGGTGGTGGTTTAGCACTTTGGTCATTTTGGATTATTGGTACTTGGGTTGGAATTTACTTTGGTAGCGCAATCCAAGATCCTGTGAGTCTTGGGCTCGATATGGTTATGGGCTGTTTTTTACTTTCCATGGTGGTTGTCGGGCCTAAAAGCTTAAGAATTTTTGCTATTTGGACGACTGCAGCAGCGTCTTCAATGCTGGCGTATTGGTATTTACCAGAAAATAGCCATGTTGTAGTTGGTGCTATCTCTGGCGGAGTTTTGGGTGCTTGTTGGAAGGAGAAAAAAGCATGA
- a CDS encoding methyl-accepting chemotaxis protein, translating into MSIKNLSIAKKISLSFLLIAIVNIAFGVFLSTELKSIKTELLNYTDDTLPAMERVDAIRDHMSLWRRTQFATYTYEDADKIRNKIASNIREREKISQDLHAYGETIWPGEEQQTYQRLMRQWKQYLVTMDKYNEAMMANDKSTAQPILANSLSSFQAVDSELGELIRLLKNAMDSNKTRILSSVNGLSNSSIASNIIILLIMVGMTYALTLLICGPLKLVVEQANAIATGDLSSDIDRKAIGNDELGELADATTKMQDDLRQVIDNVISAVTQLSSAVEEMNQISDISASGMKDQQMQITHVATAMTEMKAAVADVARNTEDSANHANEANRRTQHGVRETQSMVDSIQEVSNVIGAAGDTVAELEQQSNKINVIVDVIRDIADQTNLLALNAAIEAARAGESGRGFAVVADEVRTLAGRTQDSTSEITAIIEQLQSLAKDAKSATELSRSSISECAEQGVQSKQLMSDIEHSISDISDMGSQIATACNQQDSVAEELNRSIENIHLASQEVSQGSDQTAQACRELSQLSISLKDVMGRFKLS; encoded by the coding sequence ATGTCTATCAAGAACCTTTCTATAGCGAAAAAGATATCGCTATCATTTTTACTTATTGCCATTGTCAACATTGCGTTTGGCGTATTTTTATCTACAGAGCTCAAAAGTATTAAAACTGAACTATTAAATTATACTGATGATACTCTGCCTGCAATGGAAAGAGTAGACGCTATTCGAGATCACATGTCTCTCTGGCGCCGTACTCAATTTGCGACTTATACCTATGAAGACGCTGACAAAATCAGAAATAAAATCGCCAGTAACATTCGCGAACGCGAGAAAATCAGTCAAGACCTACACGCTTACGGTGAGACAATTTGGCCAGGTGAAGAGCAACAAACTTACCAGCGTCTTATGCGTCAGTGGAAACAGTATTTAGTCACTATGGACAAGTACAACGAAGCGATGATGGCCAACGACAAAAGCACGGCCCAGCCAATCTTGGCAAATTCATTGTCTTCGTTTCAAGCGGTTGACTCTGAGCTAGGCGAACTGATTCGACTGCTTAAAAATGCCATGGATAGCAATAAAACTCGTATCCTTTCTTCAGTAAACGGATTAAGCAATTCATCGATCGCGAGCAATATAATTATTCTATTGATTATGGTTGGCATGACGTATGCGCTAACACTGTTGATTTGCGGCCCACTCAAACTTGTTGTTGAGCAAGCAAACGCGATCGCAACCGGTGACTTATCAAGCGATATTGACCGTAAAGCGATAGGCAATGATGAACTTGGTGAGCTAGCTGATGCAACCACGAAGATGCAAGACGATTTACGCCAAGTAATCGACAACGTTATTTCAGCTGTGACTCAGTTAAGCAGCGCAGTAGAAGAGATGAACCAAATCTCTGATATTTCGGCATCAGGTATGAAAGACCAACAGATGCAAATCACGCACGTTGCAACCGCAATGACAGAAATGAAAGCAGCGGTAGCCGACGTAGCACGTAACACTGAAGATTCAGCGAACCATGCTAACGAAGCAAACCGTCGTACACAGCACGGCGTTCGTGAAACTCAAAGCATGGTTGACTCGATTCAAGAAGTTTCAAACGTTATTGGTGCTGCTGGGGATACTGTGGCTGAACTAGAACAGCAATCGAACAAAATTAACGTTATCGTAGATGTTATTCGCGACATTGCCGATCAAACTAACCTACTTGCGCTTAACGCTGCAATTGAGGCTGCACGCGCTGGTGAATCTGGTCGTGGCTTTGCCGTGGTTGCAGACGAGGTTCGAACACTTGCTGGTCGTACACAAGATTCAACCAGTGAAATCACTGCGATCATTGAACAGCTCCAATCACTTGCGAAAGACGCAAAATCTGCCACAGAACTTTCTAGAAGCAGCATTTCAGAATGTGCAGAACAAGGAGTCCAATCGAAACAACTGATGAGCGACATTGAGCACTCTATTTCTGATATCTCAGACATGGGTAGCCAAATCGCGACCGCTTGTAACCAACAGGACTCGGTTGCAGAAGAGCTTAACCGAAGCATTGAAAATATACATTTGGCTTCTCAAGAAGTATCACAAGGTTCAGATCAAACCGCTCAAGCTTGCCGCGAACTGAGCCAGCTGTCTATTTCTCTTAAAGATGTGATGGGTCGCTTCAAACTAAGTTAA
- a CDS encoding lipase family protein — MKPLKRYQYERYAVLCNLAYPRVFKQTRYGFDPNGQRIIKNQFGKTMIRVLWSSDKDEVVVVIKGSHSISDWLLTFALWTRSCKRIGLNYRVHAGFYHLMFQESQPNRNEDKLGLTVIERLETTLVPLLEQGKRISITGHSSGGAIGCVFADYFDHKYPGCIKRIVTFGQPAIGDWSFRKHYRLRKKTYRICCDIDIVTFMPPVPLLYWHVGKVLWLYNGRIYENTPTFIRLGRSIFSWLIRPFSYHLMSKYIRNKDFFDQH; from the coding sequence GTGAAACCATTAAAACGATACCAATATGAGCGCTACGCCGTTCTCTGTAACCTCGCCTACCCCCGAGTTTTCAAGCAAACTCGTTATGGTTTCGACCCTAATGGACAACGCATCATAAAGAACCAGTTTGGTAAAACTATGATTCGCGTGTTATGGAGCAGCGACAAAGATGAAGTGGTTGTTGTTATCAAAGGATCGCACAGCATCTCAGATTGGTTACTGACTTTTGCTCTATGGACAAGAAGCTGCAAAAGAATTGGGCTCAATTATCGTGTTCATGCGGGTTTCTATCATCTAATGTTTCAAGAAAGCCAACCAAACAGGAATGAAGATAAGCTCGGCTTGACGGTAATCGAACGATTGGAAACGACGCTCGTCCCTCTTTTAGAACAAGGCAAAAGAATCTCAATTACGGGTCACTCTTCCGGTGGCGCGATTGGCTGCGTGTTTGCCGACTACTTTGACCACAAATACCCAGGTTGCATCAAACGAATCGTGACCTTTGGACAACCTGCGATTGGTGACTGGAGTTTTCGAAAGCACTATCGTTTGCGTAAGAAAACCTACCGCATCTGTTGTGATATCGACATCGTGACCTTCATGCCGCCCGTACCTTTACTGTATTGGCATGTAGGAAAGGTACTTTGGCTCTACAACGGCAGAATCTATGAGAATACGCCAACCTTTATTCGTCTTGGACGATCTATTTTTAGCTGGTTGATACGACCTTTCTCTTATCACTTGATGAGCAAATATATCCGCAATAAGGATTTCTTTGACCAACACTGA
- the alr gene encoding alanine racemase, which translates to MHLNKTLLALTIGAATFAPAMQATAAPLQITNAAVKAEQVQGANAWLEVNLSQFQENIEQFKSHMDGKTKICAVMKADAYGNGIAGLMPTIIEQNIPCVAVASNAEAKAVRDSGFKGQLMRVRSADIGEIEAAIDLNVEELIGSTEQAKALSKLAEKTDKEVKIHLALNDGGMGRNGVDMTTEEGQQEALEIAQQNGVNIVGIMTHFPNYNADDVRQKLASFKNSSAWLIKEADLKREDILLHVANSYTALNVPEAQLDMVRPGGVLYGDLPTNPEYPSIVSFKTRIASLHHLPKNSTVGYDSSYKTSKESLMANIPVGYSDGYPRKMGNTAEVLINGQRAKVTGVASMNTTMVDVSDIKDVAPGSEVVLFGSQQGKTITAAEIENNSQVIFPELYTIWGTANPRVYVK; encoded by the coding sequence ATGCACTTAAATAAAACCTTACTAGCACTTACCATCGGCGCGGCAACTTTTGCGCCAGCGATGCAAGCAACAGCTGCCCCTCTTCAGATCACCAATGCCGCAGTAAAAGCAGAGCAAGTTCAAGGTGCTAACGCTTGGTTAGAAGTAAACTTGAGTCAGTTCCAAGAAAATATTGAACAGTTTAAATCACACATGGATGGCAAAACAAAAATATGCGCAGTGATGAAAGCCGACGCCTACGGCAATGGCATCGCCGGTCTCATGCCTACCATAATAGAACAGAACATCCCATGTGTTGCGGTCGCAAGTAATGCAGAAGCGAAAGCCGTTCGTGATAGTGGCTTTAAAGGTCAACTTATGCGTGTACGCTCTGCTGACATTGGTGAAATTGAAGCGGCAATCGACCTCAATGTCGAAGAGCTTATTGGCAGTACTGAGCAAGCGAAAGCATTGTCTAAGTTAGCAGAAAAAACCGATAAAGAAGTTAAGATTCACCTTGCTCTAAACGACGGTGGTATGGGGCGAAATGGCGTGGATATGACAACCGAAGAAGGTCAACAAGAAGCGCTAGAGATCGCTCAACAAAATGGCGTTAACATTGTCGGTATTATGACTCACTTCCCAAACTACAATGCGGACGATGTTCGTCAAAAGTTAGCTTCATTTAAAAACAGCTCAGCATGGCTTATTAAAGAAGCGGATCTAAAGCGTGAAGACATTTTATTGCACGTTGCAAACTCTTATACCGCGCTTAATGTTCCAGAAGCACAACTTGATATGGTTCGTCCAGGTGGCGTTTTATATGGTGATTTACCAACCAACCCAGAATACCCCTCAATCGTGTCTTTCAAAACACGCATCGCATCACTTCACCATCTACCAAAGAATAGTACTGTCGGCTACGACAGCAGTTACAAGACAAGTAAAGAGAGCTTAATGGCGAATATTCCTGTTGGCTACTCTGACGGTTACCCGAGAAAAATGGGCAATACAGCAGAAGTACTCATCAATGGCCAACGCGCTAAGGTTACGGGTGTGGCTTCAATGAACACTACCATGGTTGATGTCTCCGATATCAAAGATGTCGCTCCGGGCTCCGAAGTTGTGCTATTCGGTTCTCAGCAAGGCAAGACCATTACCGCTGCGGAAATTGAAAATAACTCACAAGTGATCTTCCCTGAGCTATACACTATTTGGGGCACTGCAAACCCTCGTGTATATGTAAAGTAA